The following is a genomic window from Nitrosomonas communis.
TGTTTATACTTGGCATTTATCAGCCGAATTAGCAATATTCCCAGCAATTGCGGCAACGGCCATAATTAATTATCTTGGTTCAGCTTTTTATGTTTTTCCAGAAAGTAAAAATTGCCCCCCGTTAAATGTCCGATGGCAAGTGGCCGCAGTTGGAGTGGTACTTTTTGTTACTTTGTTGCGCCTAGTCTATCTTGGTCTCGCTCAACTCATTCCTGATGAAGCTTATTATTGGCAATATAGCCAGCACATGGACTTGAGTTTCTTTGATCATCCCCCCATGGTTGCCTGGCTAATCTGGCTGGGTACTGCAATAGCAGGTCAAAATGAGTTTGGTGTAAGGATTGGAGCCTTTATCTGTGGTTTAATCACAATGGGCTACTTATATGTATTTGCCCGTAATTTATATAATAAATCCACCGGCATGCGTGCCATCATGCTGCTATCTGTGCTGCCATTCGGCTTTGCTTCTGGCATAGTGATAACACCTGATGCACCTTTGATGGCCTCCTGGGCTGCTACTTTATACTATATGGAGCGTGCACTTATAGCTGATCGAAAGATAGCATGGTTAGGTATGGGAATTGCTTTTGGCCTGGGCCTGTTATCTAAATATACGATTGGATTATTAGGGATAGCCGCTCTAGCTTTTGTTATCTTGGATCCCAATGCACGACGCTGGCTGCTTCGGCCTTATCCCTATTTCGCAGCATTCCTCGCGCTCTTGTTGTTTTCACCTGTTGTTATTTGGAATTTTCAGAACGACTGGGTCTCTTTCTTATTTCAAACAGAACGACTTGGAGGAGGGGGTCATGTATTTTCTGTTCATTACCTTGTCTTATATGTCGCAATTATTCTAACTCCGATAGGCTTGTATGCTGCTTTGCAGGCACTATGGTATGTTGGTACCAACGGCAAGCATAATCAATGTGAGCGTAGACGCAATTTATTTATATTTATATTTACGGGCATTCCGCTGATAATTTTTTTGGGTATTAGTACATTTGATACCCCACGATTTCATTGGACTTGTCCGCTGTGGCTTGCAATTTTACCCACTATCGCCTGGATGATGGGACAAAATAGTGCTCTACAGACAGTCTCTAACCGTTTACGGGCGATTTGGCAACCAACTATTATTGTTTCTTTGCTAGCCTATGCATTTGTACTCCATTATGTGGTATTAGGTATTCCTGGCATACCCTACCAATTTCTTGCCGAGCATTATTTCTGGAAAGAAGCAGCTATTGAAATCGAAAAAATAGCTGAAGAAATCGAGTCTCAGAATGGACAAGCTCCCAT
Proteins encoded in this region:
- a CDS encoding glycosyltransferase family 39 protein; protein product: MQFSIVIPTLNESENVDLLLSRLFALDLLPGSFEVIFVDDGSKDGTPTKIREWEAHNKHIHLVERQEKPDLTASILAGVAIAKSDIIMVMDADLSHLPEQVPAIVAPILTGKYDVAVGSRYVSGGSTHGWPLYRQWLSRLGGFLARPICDVSDATSGFFAFRRELIANIAERARGYKILLELLMSGQGNLKIIEIPISFHDRTHGTSKLSLSHHLIYLQRLITLAGGTASIGTASRFAIVGFVGVFVDAFIFQWMINLSFGLALAHITSFLAAVTINYILNSKWSFRSHLEGSLNWQQFGRFLTVGLLALLLRGGVLALLVYTWHLSAELAIFPAIAATAIINYLGSAFYVFPESKNCPPLNVRWQVAAVGVVLFVTLLRLVYLGLAQLIPDEAYYWQYSQHMDLSFFDHPPMVAWLIWLGTAIAGQNEFGVRIGAFICGLITMGYLYVFARNLYNKSTGMRAIMLLSVLPFGFASGIVITPDAPLMASWAATLYYMERALIADRKIAWLGMGIAFGLGLLSKYTIGLLGIAALAFVILDPNARRWLLRPYPYFAAFLALLLFSPVVIWNFQNDWVSFLFQTERLGGGGHVFSVHYLVLYVAIILTPIGLYAALQALWYVGTNGKHNQCERRRNLFIFIFTGIPLIIFLGISTFDTPRFHWTCPLWLAILPTIAWMMGQNSALQTVSNRLRAIWQPTIIVSLLAYAFVLHYVVLGIPGIPYQFLAEHYFWKEAAIEIEKIAEEIESQNGQAPIVVGMNKWSIASALSFYTKDSSNMDIRSRNMFGDKSAMYDFWYPSHPATDRPIILIGIKRHTLEHDRAGNEIDRMLIQPSTIQYKAVTRNGTPLRPLYYRTAQGYRGRSI